One part of the Rickettsia akari str. Hartford genome encodes these proteins:
- the rpoH gene encoding RNA polymerase sigma factor RpoH has translation MTNNINALAISSESGFYNYLQKINNIPSLTQEEEFLLAKSYLEENDLQAAHKLVTSHLKLVAKIASGYRTYGIPITELVSEGNIGLMQAVKKFNPELGFRLSTYAMWWIKAAIQEYILKSWSLVKMGTTAAQKKLFFSLNKVKHKITNLYSRAITTDDFAKIADELGVSVNEVSEMNTRISGPDLSLNNSINSDDAASGELIELLPETRPTPEAMAINKQNFTSKRKLLANAMKILNDRELRILTERKLTDTPTTLDILSNEYNISKERIRQIENTAFEKIKKFILNHSREVA, from the coding sequence ATGACGAATAATATTAATGCATTAGCAATCTCTAGCGAGTCAGGGTTTTATAACTACTTACAGAAAATTAATAACATTCCTTCACTTACGCAAGAAGAAGAGTTTTTATTAGCGAAATCCTATTTAGAAGAGAATGATTTACAAGCTGCACATAAATTAGTCACGAGTCATCTTAAGCTTGTGGCAAAAATTGCAAGCGGCTATAGGACTTACGGCATTCCTATTACCGAATTGGTTTCGGAAGGTAATATAGGTTTAATGCAGGCAGTAAAAAAATTCAATCCCGAACTTGGTTTCCGCCTGTCAACATATGCGATGTGGTGGATTAAAGCAGCCATACAAGAATATATATTAAAATCTTGGTCATTAGTAAAGATGGGAACAACGGCTGCACAAAAAAAATTATTTTTTAGTCTTAATAAAGTTAAGCATAAAATTACTAATTTATACTCAAGGGCTATTACTACCGATGATTTTGCAAAAATAGCAGATGAATTAGGCGTTTCGGTTAATGAAGTGTCCGAGATGAATACTAGAATTTCAGGTCCTGATTTATCATTAAATAACTCTATAAATAGTGATGATGCAGCATCAGGAGAACTGATAGAACTATTACCAGAAACACGCCCTACTCCAGAAGCTATGGCTATTAATAAGCAAAATTTTACCAGTAAAAGGAAGTTATTAGCTAATGCTATGAAGATTTTAAACGATAGGGAACTTCGTATTTTAACAGAGCGTAAATTAACGGATACTCCTACAACTTTAGATATTTTAAGCAATGAGTATAATATTTCTAAGGAACGTATTAGACAAATAGAAAATACTGCTTTTGAAAAAATAAAGAAGTTTATTTTAAACCATAGTAGAGAAGTAGCTTAA
- a CDS encoding cytochrome c oxidase assembly protein, with amino-acid sequence MSKKSNKNLAFSLLGLIMSMVLLSFASVPIYNLFCKVTGYGGTTAKETVSVYSKVKGTKPIIIEFDANVDKDLPWRFIPRQQRVQIVPGQNTLVFYEMENLSNNDIIGTSVYNVTPNKAGKYFIKIHCFCFEEQLLKAGEKVLMPVTFYIDKAFELDPEMQDIKVLTLSYSFFKVRELYTR; translated from the coding sequence ATGTCTAAAAAATCCAATAAAAATCTAGCTTTTTCCTTGCTTGGATTAATAATGAGTATGGTGTTACTAAGTTTTGCTTCCGTACCTATCTATAATTTATTCTGTAAAGTGACAGGATATGGCGGTACTACTGCAAAAGAAACGGTGAGTGTATATTCTAAGGTAAAAGGCACTAAACCTATAATTATCGAGTTTGATGCTAATGTTGATAAAGATTTACCTTGGCGGTTTATTCCAAGGCAGCAAAGAGTGCAAATTGTTCCAGGGCAGAATACTCTAGTGTTCTATGAAATGGAGAATCTAAGCAATAACGATATAATAGGCACTTCCGTATATAATGTGACTCCCAATAAAGCAGGAAAATATTTCATAAAAATTCATTGTTTTTGTTTTGAAGAACAATTATTAAAAGCCGGAGAAAAAGTCTTAATGCCGGTTACATTTTATATAGATAAGGCTTTTGAGCTTGATCCTGAAATGCAAGACATTAAAGTACTTACCTTATCTTATAGCTTCTTTAAAGTAAGAGAGCTATATACTCGCTGA
- the mnmA gene encoding tRNA 2-thiouridine(34) synthase MnmA, giving the protein MINLGDKHSTIVVAMSGGVDSSAVAAMLHEQGHNVIGITLQLYDHGMAVGKKNACCAGQDIYDAKMVANKLGIPHYVLDYESKFKESVIDNFVDSYLQGETPLPCVQCNNSVKFRDLIKTARELGASQLATGHYVRKVSGDNGVELHTGLDPAKDQSYFLFTTTKEQLEYLSFPLGWFTKDETRKLASKFGLEVAYKPDSQDICFVPDGNYKSVINTIRPNASESGKIIHINGFALGEHSGIINYTIGQRRGLGIAYNEPLYVVKIDPKDNIVYVGPEAALHVQEFIIKDVNWLADEIKDNKKLEVAVKIRSTRPPRLAAISKLGDDKMKIRFLSAEKAVAPGQACVIYAGERVLGGGWITRDIR; this is encoded by the coding sequence ATGATTAATTTAGGTGATAAGCATTCTACTATAGTTGTTGCCATGTCCGGCGGGGTTGATAGTTCGGCAGTTGCCGCAATGCTGCACGAGCAGGGACATAATGTTATAGGTATCACCTTGCAGCTATATGATCACGGTATGGCAGTAGGGAAAAAAAATGCCTGTTGTGCCGGTCAGGATATTTACGATGCTAAAATGGTAGCAAATAAGCTAGGTATTCCACATTACGTACTTGATTATGAGAGTAAATTTAAAGAGTCGGTAATAGATAATTTCGTCGATAGCTATTTACAGGGCGAAACACCGTTGCCATGTGTGCAATGTAATAACTCGGTAAAGTTCAGGGATCTAATTAAAACGGCTAGAGAGCTTGGAGCATCTCAGCTTGCTACCGGTCATTATGTACGCAAAGTAAGCGGCGATAACGGAGTGGAGTTGCATACGGGACTTGATCCGGCAAAAGATCAAAGTTATTTTTTATTTACGACAACTAAAGAGCAATTGGAATATTTAAGTTTCCCTCTAGGATGGTTTACTAAGGATGAAACACGAAAGCTTGCTAGTAAATTTGGGCTTGAGGTAGCATATAAGCCCGACAGCCAAGATATTTGTTTCGTACCTGACGGAAATTATAAGAGCGTAATAAATACAATACGTCCAAATGCCAGTGAAAGCGGTAAGATTATTCACATAAACGGGTTTGCGCTAGGAGAGCATAGCGGTATAATTAACTACACTATAGGGCAACGTCGTGGGCTTGGTATAGCTTATAACGAGCCCTTATATGTAGTAAAGATTGATCCTAAGGACAATATAGTGTATGTAGGACCTGAGGCTGCATTACATGTGCAGGAATTTATAATTAAAGATGTGAATTGGCTTGCAGATGAGATTAAAGATAACAAAAAGCTAGAAGTAGCCGTTAAAATCCGCTCAACAAGACCGCCTCGTTTAGCCGCAATAAGTAAACTAGGTGATGATAAAATGAAGATCAGATTTTTATCAGCAGAAAAAGCCGTCGCCCCTGGGCAGGCATGTGTTATTTATGCTGGTGAAAGAGTACTCGGCGGCGGGTGGATTACTAGAGATATAAGGTAG
- a CDS encoding amino acid permease gives MSFLRKKSFESVKEIGSSSGLSKTLGALDLILLGLGAMIGTGVFVVTGIIAAKYSGPAVMLSYAIAGITCIFVALVYTELAAMLPTSGSIYTYSYVAFGEVFAWMIGSVIILELGVAAGIVAAGWSGYVQGILAAGGINLPKELTTVPTNGGIINLPAFLISVFIGFILYLGTKDSKRLNAILVFIKMVAIFVFILAAAPHFDVTNWSNFMPFGFSNVLVGASILFLAFTGFGTIATAAEECKNPKRDIMIGIIGSLVLTTIVYVTMAGLVTGIAHFDQLNNDQPLAYALTINNSKIGSAIVATGAVCGMMTVLMMNIYGTSRIFYAIARDGLLPKSFAKLHPKYDSPYITIIIFASLSAILGGFCSTELLTQFTSMGALIDYITVTIIVVLFRVKLPDAQRPFKCPLVFIIVPFILIACAYLLFIQIYDGEFNILMAGRALIYWFITIFILYIIRSFFMTKE, from the coding sequence ATGAGTTTTTTAAGGAAGAAAAGTTTTGAATCAGTAAAAGAGATAGGTAGCTCAAGCGGTCTTAGTAAGACGCTTGGAGCATTAGATTTAATATTACTAGGTCTTGGTGCAATGATTGGTACTGGCGTATTTGTCGTTACCGGTATAATTGCAGCTAAATATTCAGGACCTGCGGTAATGTTATCTTATGCGATTGCAGGTATTACCTGTATCTTTGTAGCACTTGTTTATACTGAACTTGCTGCAATGCTTCCAACTTCAGGAAGTATCTATACTTATTCCTATGTAGCATTCGGCGAAGTATTTGCTTGGATGATTGGTAGTGTTATAATATTGGAGCTAGGTGTTGCTGCAGGAATAGTAGCTGCAGGCTGGTCTGGCTACGTACAAGGAATATTAGCAGCAGGCGGAATCAATTTACCGAAAGAATTAACGACCGTACCGACAAACGGCGGTATAATAAATTTACCGGCATTTTTAATCTCGGTATTTATTGGATTTATTTTATATTTAGGGACTAAAGATAGTAAGCGACTGAATGCAATTTTAGTTTTCATAAAAATGGTTGCAATATTTGTATTTATACTCGCTGCTGCTCCTCATTTCGATGTTACTAACTGGAGTAACTTTATGCCTTTCGGCTTTAGTAATGTTCTAGTGGGTGCATCTATTTTATTTTTAGCTTTTACGGGATTTGGAACGATTGCAACTGCAGCTGAGGAATGTAAAAATCCAAAACGTGATATAATGATCGGTATTATCGGCTCGCTTGTTCTAACTACTATAGTTTATGTAACAATGGCAGGGCTTGTTACCGGTATTGCACATTTTGATCAATTAAATAACGACCAACCGCTTGCTTATGCTTTAACTATCAATAATAGCAAGATTGGCTCTGCTATCGTGGCAACCGGTGCGGTTTGCGGTATGATGACGGTGTTGATGATGAATATTTACGGTACTTCTCGTATTTTTTATGCTATTGCACGTGACGGTTTACTACCGAAAAGTTTTGCAAAGCTGCACCCAAAATATGACAGTCCGTATATTACAATTATAATATTTGCTTCTTTATCCGCTATCCTTGGAGGATTTTGTTCTACGGAATTATTAACGCAATTCACTTCAATGGGAGCATTAATTGATTATATAACAGTTACAATAATAGTAGTATTATTTAGAGTAAAGCTACCTGACGCTCAAAGACCTTTTAAATGTCCTTTAGTATTTATTATTGTACCGTTTATTTTAATTGCTTGTGCATATTTACTATTTATTCAAATATATGACGGTGAATTTAATATATTAATGGCAGGTCGTGCATTAATATATTGGTTTATTACGATATTTATTTTATATATTATAAGATCGTTTTTTATGACGAAGGAATGA
- the hisS gene encoding histidine--tRNA ligase, whose translation MTEKLQPLRGIKDLLPDDYKVHDYIISKARDVGVLYGYKQMSTPILEYTKVFNRSMGESSDVISKEIYSFLDKSNESVALRPEFTAGIIRSFISNGLQHKLPLKLFSTGPVFRYDRPQAGRQRQFHQLNYEYIGAKGAITDAETLKLAIDILKALAIEQDTLLELNSLGCSESRSAYKQKLVEYLSDFKDQLSEESKIRMIKNPMRILDSKSEIDQKIVAYAPILSEYYTDESKEYFDELIKYLDILGVKYSINPRLVRGLDYYCHTAFEFTTNKLGSQSTILAGGRYDGLSRIMGNNDDVPAIGFAAGIERIALMREYDISEVKPVFVLPIGDNNITYALEIVDKLRAQNIATIVEPLGKIAKRMQRVLNENAKFIIFIGDEEQENNSIKLKDLEKQEEYIVDFAKAFELLKKY comes from the coding sequence ATGACTGAAAAGCTGCAGCCACTTCGAGGAATTAAAGATCTATTGCCGGATGATTATAAAGTCCACGACTATATAATTAGCAAAGCAAGAGATGTTGGAGTATTGTACGGCTATAAGCAAATGAGTACTCCAATACTCGAGTATACCAAGGTTTTTAACCGTTCGATGGGTGAAAGTTCTGACGTAATAAGTAAAGAAATATATAGTTTTCTAGATAAAAGCAATGAATCTGTAGCTCTTAGACCTGAATTTACAGCCGGTATTATAAGAAGCTTCATCTCAAATGGTTTGCAGCACAAGCTACCTCTTAAACTTTTCTCTACCGGTCCTGTTTTTCGTTATGATAGACCGCAAGCAGGGCGTCAACGTCAATTTCACCAACTGAATTATGAATATATTGGAGCTAAAGGAGCTATTACTGATGCTGAAACTTTGAAGTTAGCGATAGACATACTTAAAGCACTCGCAATAGAGCAGGATACTCTCTTGGAGCTTAACTCTCTTGGATGTAGTGAATCAAGAAGTGCTTATAAACAAAAGCTGGTAGAATATCTAAGTGATTTTAAAGATCAATTATCGGAAGAAAGCAAAATAAGGATGATTAAAAATCCAATGCGAATACTTGATTCTAAAAGTGAAATTGATCAAAAAATAGTTGCTTATGCTCCGATTTTATCTGAATATTACACTGATGAATCCAAAGAATATTTTGATGAGTTAATAAAGTATCTCGACATTTTAGGTGTGAAATATAGCATAAATCCACGTTTGGTTAGAGGGCTTGATTATTACTGCCATACTGCTTTTGAATTCACTACAAACAAGCTTGGGAGTCAATCTACTATTCTTGCCGGTGGTCGATATGACGGGCTTAGCCGAATCATGGGTAATAATGATGATGTTCCGGCTATCGGTTTTGCTGCCGGTATTGAGCGTATTGCTTTGATGCGAGAATATGATATATCTGAAGTAAAGCCTGTATTTGTATTACCTATAGGCGACAATAATATTACTTACGCTTTAGAAATTGTAGATAAATTGCGTGCACAAAATATTGCTACTATTGTAGAACCCTTAGGTAAAATAGCTAAAAGGATGCAACGTGTTCTTAATGAAAATGCTAAATTTATTATTTTTATAGGTGATGAAGAACAAGAAAATAATAGCATCAAACTTAAAGATTTAGAAAAACAAGAAGAATATATAGTAGATTTTGCAAAAGCTTTTGAGTTATTGAAGAAGTATTAA
- a CDS encoding ATP-binding cassette domain-containing protein has protein sequence MIIINDLAMSYGTRRLFTDVNLYIKNNKRYGLVGANGAGKTTFFKVLTKEGEPAFGDINIPKNSKVGCLKQDQFLYENTKIIDTVIAVNNELWKALQEKEAILKRQECSDEDWYKPGELE, from the coding sequence ATGATTATTATAAACGATTTAGCCATGAGTTATGGTACAAGAAGACTATTTACTGATGTAAATTTGTATATTAAAAATAATAAACGATATGGTTTAGTAGGTGCTAACGGAGCAGGTAAAACAACTTTTTTCAAAGTTTTAACTAAGGAAGGAGAGCCAGCTTTCGGTGATATTAATATACCTAAAAACTCTAAAGTAGGTTGTTTAAAACAAGATCAATTTCTTTATGAAAATACTAAAATTATAGATACGGTAATAGCAGTAAATAATGAGTTATGGAAAGCTTTACAGGAAAAAGAAGCGATATTAAAGCGGCAAGAATGTAGTGATGAAGATTGGTATAAGCCTGGTGAACTTGAATAG
- a CDS encoding ATP-binding cassette domain-containing protein — protein MNRFLRCHSIIDWLKKQSEKATENTIRNTLGQVLFRSDEVNKNILNLSGVECTRLLLAKMMLEKSNILVLK, from the coding sequence ATGAACCGCTTTCTGCGTTGTCATAGTATTATTGATTGGCTTAAAAAGCAATCTGAAAAGGCCACGGAAAATACTATTAGAAATACGCTTGGACAAGTATTATTCCGTAGTGATGAAGTAAATAAAAATATTTTAAATCTAAGCGGCGTGGAGTGTACAAGGTTATTACTTGCTAAAATGATGCTAGAAAAAAGTAATATTTTGGTTCTTAAATGA
- the tolQ gene encoding protein TolQ, producing MSADTNISDSLEIVTQDHLSLFALINSSDIIGKSVMLMLLITSIWSWAIILDKIFKLAQVQRRMKDFENVFWSGGVLEQLYDSIKRSVNNPLALIFVSAMDECKSLSTKGLSDALKNNHKERITGAMYLAQNREVEKLEKNLSFLATVGSSAPFVGLFGTVWGIMHSFQSIATSKNTSLAVVAPGIAEALLATAIGLFAAIPAVIFYNYLISRITLINNKIEDFSSELNSILSKAIDQEKI from the coding sequence ATGAGTGCAGATACTAATATTAGCGATAGCTTAGAAATTGTTACGCAAGATCATTTATCACTTTTTGCTTTAATAAACTCCTCCGACATTATCGGTAAGTCAGTTATGTTGATGCTGCTTATTACTTCCATTTGGTCATGGGCTATTATTTTGGATAAAATATTTAAGCTAGCGCAAGTGCAGCGCAGAATGAAGGATTTTGAAAATGTATTTTGGTCCGGTGGAGTATTAGAGCAATTATATGACAGCATAAAAAGGTCGGTTAATAATCCGCTAGCTTTGATATTTGTCTCGGCTATGGATGAGTGTAAGAGTTTAAGTACTAAAGGGCTTTCCGATGCATTAAAAAACAACCATAAGGAGCGTATAACTGGTGCAATGTACCTAGCTCAAAATAGGGAAGTCGAAAAGCTTGAGAAGAATTTAAGCTTCCTCGCAACTGTTGGATCAAGTGCGCCGTTCGTAGGTTTATTCGGCACTGTTTGGGGAATTATGCACAGCTTCCAGTCGATTGCTACTTCTAAGAATACTTCTCTTGCAGTAGTAGCCCCAGGGATTGCTGAAGCGCTACTTGCAACAGCTATAGGTTTATTTGCTGCTATTCCGGCAGTAATTTTTTATAATTATCTGATTTCCCGCATTACTCTTATCAACAATAAGATTGAAGATTTTAGTAGCGAGCTAAATTCTATACTGTCTAAGGCAATTGATCAGGAGAAGATATAA
- the tolR gene encoding protein TolR → MAMKLAGTNRKSKRAVVSEINVTPLVDVMLVLLIIFMITSPMLVSGVNVDLPETNSSPISGQDEPLVVTISNKGEIYLLETPIERTHLTDKLSNITKEKKDARIFVRGDRNVSYGQVVEIVAKIHAAGFSRVALISNIKNNEK, encoded by the coding sequence ATGGCTATGAAGCTTGCTGGAACTAATAGAAAAAGCAAAAGAGCGGTCGTTAGCGAAATTAATGTTACGCCGCTTGTAGACGTAATGCTTGTGCTGCTAATTATTTTCATGATCACTTCTCCAATGCTTGTTTCAGGCGTGAATGTGGATTTACCTGAGACAAATTCAAGTCCGATTTCAGGACAGGATGAACCGCTAGTCGTCACTATCAGTAATAAAGGTGAAATTTACCTTCTTGAAACTCCTATAGAGAGAACACATTTAACCGACAAGCTTTCAAATATCACTAAAGAGAAAAAGGATGCTAGAATTTTTGTAAGAGGCGATAGAAATGTTTCTTATGGGCAGGTAGTAGAGATAGTTGCCAAAATTCATGCTGCCGGCTTTTCACGTGTAGCTCTTATTTCAAATATTAAAAATAATGAAAAGTAA
- a CDS encoding energy transducer TonB: MKSNQNRDNFTVFLSFSIVLHLLLLYCLLFGMPSLFEKLSEEKTITFEMLSVSDRPNIITQTKQKEAPIENEDATKSEQRKPKEEPQDSPKAEKAKEPDAKTIEEKPKIEEKKPIEEPKHEEAKEALLEKKDEVKEEKPKEEEKKQTYEKKKTEEHKEEVVVNKLEETAKEVKKKEPKTDELDSLLKNLEQSSEGDNVKSNKHKRSKKADNAKEAKGVDTDGLPLSESETSLIKRQIERHWSNVPAGVRGNNKVKVIISITLDKAGNVEHAKVKEKICPNITASVCEALADNAIRAVWQASPIENLDPARFNHWKEINVSFDPSKL; encoded by the coding sequence ATGAAAAGTAATCAAAATAGGGATAATTTTACGGTTTTCCTTAGCTTCTCTATTGTTCTGCATTTACTTCTTTTATATTGTTTGCTATTCGGTATGCCATCGCTTTTTGAAAAATTATCGGAAGAGAAAACTATAACTTTTGAGATGTTATCTGTTAGCGATAGACCAAATATCATAACCCAAACAAAGCAAAAAGAAGCTCCGATAGAAAACGAAGACGCTACAAAGTCTGAGCAGCGTAAGCCAAAAGAAGAACCGCAAGACTCGCCTAAAGCAGAAAAAGCAAAAGAGCCTGATGCTAAAACAATAGAAGAAAAGCCAAAAATAGAAGAGAAAAAACCTATAGAAGAACCAAAGCATGAAGAAGCGAAAGAAGCATTACTTGAGAAGAAAGACGAAGTAAAGGAAGAAAAGCCTAAAGAAGAGGAAAAAAAACAAACATACGAAAAGAAGAAAACTGAAGAGCACAAAGAGGAAGTGGTTGTTAACAAACTGGAAGAGACAGCAAAAGAGGTAAAGAAAAAAGAGCCTAAAACTGATGAGCTTGACTCTTTACTTAAGAATTTAGAGCAATCTTCGGAAGGGGATAATGTAAAATCTAATAAGCATAAAAGATCAAAAAAAGCTGATAATGCAAAAGAAGCTAAAGGAGTTGATACGGATGGGCTACCTCTTTCCGAAAGTGAAACATCTTTAATAAAAAGACAGATTGAAAGACATTGGAGTAATGTACCAGCAGGGGTTAGAGGTAATAATAAGGTAAAAGTCATTATTAGCATTACGCTAGATAAAGCAGGTAACGTTGAGCATGCAAAGGTAAAAGAAAAAATCTGTCCTAATATTACGGCTAGCGTTTGTGAAGCTTTAGCAGATAATGCAATTAGAGCAGTATGGCAAGCAAGCCCTATTGAAAATCTTGATCCTGCACGCTTTAACCATTGGAAAGAGATTAATGTTAGCTTTGATCCGAGTAAATTGTAG
- a CDS encoding type II CAAX prenyl endopeptidase Rce1 family protein, with product MYPNFDKIIPALIIFSVSDLYILEKQEHTNAIKYTSRSLLLCIVIIMVLSLISSYALFEPKISSILTILAINNFFFVCIAEEVFFQEFLQRTLQNLLRKPQILAVIIASLIFRSYIFNAD from the coding sequence ATGTATCCAAATTTTGATAAAATAATTCCGGCTTTAATAATTTTTTCTGTCAGTGATTTATATATTTTAGAAAAACAAGAACATACGAATGCTATAAAATATACTTCTCGTTCTCTATTACTATGTATAGTAATCATTATGGTTCTATCTTTAATAAGCAGTTACGCCTTATTTGAGCCTAAAATCTCAAGCATATTAACGATATTGGCAATTAATAATTTCTTTTTCGTTTGTATTGCTGAGGAAGTATTCTTTCAAGAGTTTTTACAAAGAACATTACAAAATCTTTTACGGAAACCGCAGATTTTAGCTGTTATTATAGCATCTTTAATATTTAGATCGTACATTTTCAATGCGGACTAA
- a CDS encoding HD domain-containing protein, with product MKDIEYWDKNFSGCKYSDKLIERLLLLNTQVKQPIDIREVKKGIYYARKYHGEQMRQSGDPYYSHPIAVTIMVAEFVAKEAPKLFTFRMLQAALLHDTIEDTELTEEMISNIFDEEVAMHVEGLTRIKACGKISSAKSLILLIKQKRYDTALIKLFDRIHNLQTLEAKSPEKAHKIIKETLKSFLVLSEILEIPSVSELIYTECYKNNLKFNINSTLNKIINFDSFPFSQNKLLP from the coding sequence ATGAAAGATATAGAATATTGGGACAAAAATTTTTCAGGCTGTAAATATTCAGATAAATTAATCGAAAGGCTTTTATTATTAAATACCCAAGTAAAACAACCTATTGATATCAGAGAAGTGAAAAAAGGTATTTATTATGCTCGTAAATATCATGGTGAGCAAATGCGTCAATCGGGTGATCCTTATTATTCTCATCCAATCGCAGTAACAATTATGGTAGCAGAATTTGTAGCAAAAGAAGCGCCTAAACTCTTTACCTTTAGAATGCTACAAGCTGCATTACTTCACGACACTATTGAAGATACTGAACTTACTGAAGAAATGATAAGCAATATTTTTGATGAAGAAGTAGCAATGCATGTAGAAGGTCTCACTAGAATTAAAGCTTGTGGAAAAATAAGTAGTGCGAAAAGTCTTATTTTATTAATTAAACAAAAAAGATACGATACTGCTCTTATAAAACTTTTTGATAGAATACATAATTTACAAACTTTAGAAGCAAAATCGCCTGAAAAAGCTCATAAAATCATTAAAGAGACATTAAAAAGCTTTTTAGTGTTAAGCGAAATCCTTGAGATACCTTCAGTTTCAGAGCTTATATATACTGAATGCTATAAAAATAATTTAAAGTTTAATATAAATTCTACTCTTAATAAAATTATAAATTTTGATTCTTTTCCATTTTCTCAAAATAAGTTACTCCCATGA
- a CDS encoding MFS transporter: MLGYEKEQRSLNKEQKQAVGLLSIGTFLEYFDLMLYVHMAVLLNNLFFPEYDQFTFSLLTAFSFCSTYLLRPIGALMFGYIGDHFGRKIVVVLTTLLMAITCVIIGSMPTYAQIGITASWTLTICRIIQGMSATAEARGAELYLTENSSPPIQYPLVAIITVFSAVGTTVALGIASIFTNHNIYQHEPSWRIAFFVGATIAFVGTIARTSLKEAEAFSNKKNKLKLRLQENNITLEEIDKDIIDQQVPNATSIWYFFIQCARPPCFYFVYIYCADILKREFGFTPYQIINQNFWVSIIDLLGIIGLAFLSYKIHPLKILKVKLYLFFTSLIFFPIMLNYNPTPLYIFIFQCLAALFVFDHVPAAPIFYKYFPVFKRFTYTSMLSAIAKLFTYIITSFGLVYLTNYLGYWGLFLIFIPVGTAFFMGVTYFEKMEKNQNL, encoded by the coding sequence ATGTTAGGCTACGAAAAAGAACAAAGAAGTTTAAATAAAGAACAAAAACAAGCTGTAGGATTACTTTCTATAGGTACATTTCTGGAGTATTTTGACCTTATGCTTTATGTGCATATGGCTGTGCTTTTAAATAATTTATTTTTTCCGGAATATGATCAATTCACTTTTTCGCTGCTTACTGCCTTTTCTTTCTGTTCTACCTATTTGCTAAGACCTATAGGAGCGTTAATGTTTGGGTATATAGGCGATCATTTTGGACGTAAGATTGTAGTTGTTTTAACTACCCTATTAATGGCTATTACGTGTGTGATTATAGGTAGTATGCCAACATATGCACAAATAGGTATAACAGCCTCTTGGACTCTTACTATATGTCGTATAATTCAAGGTATGTCGGCAACTGCAGAGGCACGAGGTGCAGAGCTATACTTAACCGAAAATTCATCTCCTCCTATACAATATCCATTAGTAGCAATTATAACCGTATTTTCTGCCGTAGGCACGACGGTAGCACTAGGTATTGCATCAATTTTTACTAATCACAATATTTATCAGCATGAACCAAGTTGGCGTATAGCATTTTTTGTTGGTGCAACCATTGCTTTTGTAGGTACTATTGCGAGGACTAGTTTAAAAGAAGCAGAGGCATTTTCAAATAAAAAAAATAAATTAAAACTAAGACTTCAAGAAAATAATATTACGCTTGAAGAAATTGACAAAGATATTATAGATCAACAAGTTCCAAACGCCACTTCTATTTGGTATTTCTTTATCCAATGTGCTAGACCTCCGTGTTTTTATTTCGTGTATATATATTGTGCTGATATATTAAAAAGAGAATTCGGATTTACTCCATATCAAATTATAAATCAAAATTTTTGGGTATCTATAATAGATTTACTCGGTATTATAGGTCTTGCATTTCTTAGCTATAAAATCCATCCTTTAAAAATCCTAAAGGTAAAATTATATCTATTTTTTACCTCTCTCATTTTTTTCCCTATAATGTTAAATTATAACCCTACTCCTTTATATATTTTTATTTTTCAATGTTTAGCTGCATTATTCGTATTTGATCACGTACCGGCAGCTCCTATATTTTATAAATATTTTCCAGTTTTTAAGAGATTTACATATACTAGTATGCTAAGTGCAATAGCAAAATTATTTACTTATATTATAACCTCATTTGGTTTAGTTTATCTTACCAATTATCTAGGATATTGGGGATTATTTTTAATTTTCATTCCGGTAGGTACAGCTTTCTTCATGGGAGTAACTTATTTTGAGAAAATGGAAAAGAATCAAAATTTATAA